A single region of the Candidatus Paceibacterota bacterium genome encodes:
- a CDS encoding sugar porter family MFS transporter — MDTPLAIDPKTTSPRHGRSGVLLLSAIVAALGSLLFGFDTAVISGTTDALRQVYALNDNLLGFTVSSALLGTMVGSLLVGRPADWWGRRPVLAWLAVLFVIAALGCALAWNWYALLFFRWLGGVAVGGASVVCPMYITEIAPARRRGLLVAVSQLNIVLGILAAYFSNYLVALAMGADHPTAWRWMFGIMTAPAVAFLLTALLIPESPRWLVKRGRREQAEAVLARFGHESPAEEAGAIAASLKAEMGGAQQRLFQRKYLTPLLLACMIAAFNQLDGINAVLYYSADIFRMAGADQASALMQSVIIGFTNLVMTILAMALIDRVGRKALLLVGSVTFVMSHLLAAWVFATHAQGWIVIAALMGIVGTHAYSQGAVVWVIINELLPNAVRASGSAAVTCLVWVLCLGVSWSFPVVVGKSGGGAPYAFGFFAAMMIVQFVLVARFLPETKGVSLEELQKRLGVAD; from the coding sequence ATGGACACCCCGCTCGCAATTGACCCCAAAACCACCAGCCCTCGCCACGGCAGGAGCGGAGTCCTGTTGCTCAGCGCGATCGTGGCAGCACTCGGCTCACTGCTCTTTGGCTTCGACACCGCCGTCATTTCCGGCACGACTGACGCCCTGCGACAGGTGTACGCGCTCAACGACAACTTGCTCGGCTTCACGGTGTCCAGCGCGCTCCTGGGGACGATGGTCGGATCGCTGCTGGTGGGCCGGCCGGCGGATTGGTGGGGGCGGCGTCCGGTGCTGGCCTGGCTGGCGGTGCTGTTTGTCATCGCAGCGTTGGGCTGCGCGCTGGCCTGGAACTGGTATGCCCTGCTGTTCTTCCGCTGGCTGGGCGGGGTGGCGGTGGGCGGGGCCTCGGTGGTCTGCCCGATGTATATCACGGAAATCGCCCCCGCCCGGCGGCGCGGGCTGCTGGTGGCGGTCAGCCAGTTGAACATCGTGCTCGGGATCCTGGCGGCCTATTTCTCCAACTACCTCGTGGCGCTCGCAATGGGCGCCGATCATCCGACGGCGTGGCGCTGGATGTTCGGGATCATGACGGCGCCCGCGGTGGCGTTCCTGCTGACGGCGCTGCTGATTCCCGAGAGCCCGCGCTGGCTGGTGAAGCGGGGCCGACGCGAGCAAGCCGAGGCGGTGCTGGCACGGTTTGGGCATGAAAGCCCGGCAGAGGAAGCTGGGGCGATTGCCGCCTCCCTCAAAGCTGAGATGGGCGGTGCGCAGCAGCGCCTTTTCCAGCGCAAGTATCTTACGCCGCTGCTGCTGGCTTGCATGATCGCCGCATTCAACCAGCTCGATGGCATCAACGCGGTGCTCTATTACTCGGCGGACATCTTCCGCATGGCCGGCGCCGACCAGGCGAGCGCGTTAATGCAATCGGTCATTATTGGCTTCACCAACCTGGTGATGACGATTCTGGCGATGGCGCTTATTGACCGCGTCGGGCGCAAAGCCCTGCTGCTGGTCGGATCGGTCACGTTTGTCATGTCCCATCTGCTGGCGGCATGGGTCTTCGCTACGCATGCGCAGGGCTGGATTGTAATCGCCGCGCTGATGGGGATCGTCGGCACCCACGCCTATTCGCAGGGGGCGGTGGTCTGGGTGATCATCAATGAACTGCTGCCCAACGCGGTCCGCGCCTCGGGATCGGCTGCCGTTACCTGCCTGGTCTGGGTGCTGTGTCTCGGGGTGAGCTGGTCGTTCCCGGTGGTGGTGGGGAAATCGGGCGGCGGGGCACCCTACGCGTTCGGCTTCTTCGCGGCGATGATGATCGTGCAGTTCGTGCTGGTGGCCAGGTTCCTTCCGGAGACCAAGGGCGTTTCACTCGAAGAACTTCAGAAGCGTCTGGGCGTGGCGGATTGA